One genomic region from Anabaena sp. PCC 7108 encodes:
- a CDS encoding Uma2 family endonuclease, producing the protein MTFSPPLISQSEPPLPPWESLPTMYDLPSENPEEKGLPDEFHFLQPLLLYLTFQPLNWSPELVYSAADLNLYYDLEHPLWYKRPDWFGVVGVSRLYRGEDLRLSYVTWQEKIDPFVVVELLSPGTEDEDLGNKESQKDKPPTKWEVYERILRIPYYIVFSRYTNELRAFHLVGGHYEPMNLIENRLEMPELGLSLGLWEGTFRGVFKLWLRWFTLEGELIPEPTEEVAAATERAIFAEQEASAAKRKAEILAQRLRELGINPDEI; encoded by the coding sequence ATGACCTTTTCCCCTCCTCTAATTTCTCAATCAGAACCACCCCTTCCCCCTTGGGAAAGCCTACCGACAATGTATGATTTACCTAGCGAAAATCCAGAGGAAAAAGGTTTGCCAGACGAATTTCATTTTTTACAACCTTTACTTTTATACCTAACCTTTCAACCTCTAAACTGGAGTCCAGAACTTGTTTATAGTGCTGCTGATTTGAATCTTTACTATGATCTTGAACATCCTTTATGGTATAAACGTCCAGATTGGTTTGGTGTGGTTGGAGTTTCCAGGTTATATAGAGGTGAAGATTTACGTTTAAGTTATGTGACTTGGCAAGAAAAAATAGATCCTTTTGTAGTAGTTGAATTATTATCTCCGGGTACAGAAGATGAAGATTTAGGTAATAAGGAAAGTCAAAAAGATAAACCTCCGACAAAATGGGAAGTTTATGAACGTATTTTACGCATTCCTTATTATATTGTTTTCAGTCGCTATACCAATGAACTCCGCGCATTTCATTTAGTTGGTGGTCATTATGAACCGATGAATTTGATTGAAAATCGTTTAGAAATGCCAGAATTAGGGTTAAGTTTAGGATTGTGGGAAGGTACATTTCGAGGGGTTTTTAAATTGTGGCTAAGGTGGTTTACTCTCGAAGGAGAATTAATTCCTGAACCAACAGAGGAAGTTGCTGCTGCGACAGAAAGGGCTATTTTTGCTGAACAAGAAGCAAGTGCAGCGAAAAGAAAAGCGGAAATATTAGCCCAAAGGTTGCGTGAGTTAGGTATTAATCCTGATGAAATTTAG
- a CDS encoding type II toxin-antitoxin system VapC family toxin, translating into MNYLLDTDTCIYWIKNVNSVRDKIQQIGWEQIYICNITVAELYFGAYNSQKVAENLTRAEKFIQDIEVINLDNNAVKKFGELKAELRKTGQPVADFDLLIASVAITRNHILVTNNTRHYSRISELKLENWIAP; encoded by the coding sequence ATGAATTATTTATTAGATACTGACACCTGCATCTACTGGATTAAAAATGTTAATTCCGTCAGAGACAAAATTCAACAAATAGGATGGGAGCAAATTTATATTTGCAACATCACCGTTGCTGAACTGTATTTTGGTGCTTACAATTCTCAAAAAGTAGCAGAAAATTTAACTCGTGCAGAAAAATTTATTCAAGATATAGAAGTTATAAATTTAGATAATAACGCTGTCAAAAAGTTTGGAGAATTAAAAGCCGAACTTAGAAAAACAGGACAACCAGTAGCAGATTTTGATTTATTAATTGCTAGTGTTGCAATAACTAGAAACCATATTTTAGTAACTAATAACACTCGTCATTATAGCCGAATTTCTGAGCTAAAATTAGAAAACTGGATTGCACCTTAA
- a CDS encoding DUF29 family protein — translation MTQELIDLRNSILAGRYQDALAIVDELEGMSKQAILRNIQSFLRVLFIHLIKIQIEQRLTNSWLASIRNSLIQIKKINLKENKKSYYINQDEWDIYLAEEMELAIGDASLEVMNGKFTRQKLSQILDKQQLILTTTELIYFTYNYQIRELPDIIDEYISKLPGAED, via the coding sequence ATGACACAGGAGTTAATAGACCTCAGAAATAGTATTTTAGCAGGACGTTATCAAGATGCGTTAGCTATTGTAGACGAGTTAGAGGGGATGAGTAAACAAGCAATTTTACGCAATATTCAATCATTTTTACGAGTGTTATTCATTCATTTGATTAAAATTCAAATAGAACAGCGTTTAACAAATTCATGGTTAGCATCTATTCGTAATTCCCTCATTCAAATTAAAAAGATCAATCTTAAAGAAAATAAAAAATCATATTACATTAATCAAGATGAATGGGATATTTATTTAGCAGAAGAGATGGAATTAGCAATAGGTGATGCCAGTTTAGAAGTTATGAATGGCAAATTTACCAGACAAAAACTTTCGCAAATCTTAGATAAACAACAGTTAATATTAACTACCACGGAATTAATTTACTTCACCTATAATTATCAAATCCGAGAATTACCAGATATTATAGATGAATATATAAGTAAATTACCTGGTGCTGAAGATTGA
- the rimM gene encoding ribosome maturation factor RimM (Essential for efficient processing of 16S rRNA) translates to MNREDAKNAKKNVGAGSPRPPKPNPKPLNPVPSSQSPVPNLDDWLEIGKIVSPQGLVGELRVYPNTDFPERFEEPGTRWLLRPGETELQQVELLDGRYIENKNLYVIKLKGVSDRHQAENMRDCRFFVPISDRPQLDEGEYHVLDLIGLQVFMQESGQFVGTVVDLLPSGHDLLEVQLDPAFATNKEEPATEKERKNVLIPFVMEIVPVVDLETRRVEITPPPGLLSIND, encoded by the coding sequence ATGAACCGCGAAGACGCAAAGAACGCGAAGAAGAATGTAGGGGCGGGGTCTCCCCGCCCTCCTAAACCTAATCCTAAACCTCTTAACCCAGTCCCTAGTTCCCAGTCCCCAGTTCCCAATCTTGATGATTGGTTGGAAATTGGTAAAATTGTTTCACCTCAAGGTTTAGTTGGGGAGTTGCGGGTTTATCCTAATACTGACTTTCCAGAACGCTTTGAGGAACCGGGAACACGCTGGTTATTACGTCCAGGGGAAACAGAACTACAACAGGTAGAGTTATTAGATGGGCGGTATATTGAGAATAAGAATCTTTATGTGATTAAATTGAAGGGAGTAAGCGATCGCCATCAAGCTGAAAATATGCGTGATTGTCGATTTTTTGTCCCAATTAGCGATCGCCCACAATTAGACGAAGGTGAATATCATGTTTTAGACTTGATAGGATTGCAAGTCTTCATGCAGGAATCTGGTCAATTTGTGGGAACAGTGGTGGATTTATTACCTTCAGGTCATGATTTATTAGAAGTACAATTAGATCCAGCTTTTGCAACTAATAAAGAAGAACCAGCAACGGAAAAAGAACGAAAAAACGTTTTAATTCCTTTTGTTATGGAAATTGTTCCTGTTGTAGATTTAGAAACCCGTCGAGTTGAAATTACTCCTCCCCCCGGTTTGTTGTCAATTAATGATTAG
- a CDS encoding dienelactone hydrolase family protein yields MQIVKRNIDLRVDDSLMRVYVASPKPEGKYPGIVFYSDIYQLGDAIIRLVNYLAGFGYVVAAPEIFHRIEPVGSVIEPNDLGRMRGNDDARRTLISEYDADTRAVIDFLKNDNSIIADKIGTLGFCIGGHLAFRAAFENEIKACVSCYPTGIPSGKLGKGVADTIHRFEEIKGEMLLIFGTQDPHISENDRHTIINSLETAKTPHQFFCYEAEHTFMRDDGYRYDAVAATSAWGEIIAFLEHKFRK; encoded by the coding sequence ATGCAAATCGTTAAACGCAATATTGACTTAAGAGTAGATGATAGTTTAATGCGGGTTTATGTCGCATCTCCTAAACCAGAGGGTAAATATCCAGGAATTGTTTTTTACAGTGATATTTATCAATTAGGTGATGCCATAATTCGCTTAGTTAATTATTTAGCGGGATTTGGTTATGTTGTCGCAGCACCGGAAATTTTTCACCGCATTGAACCTGTGGGTTCTGTAATTGAACCTAATGATCTTGGGAGAATGCGTGGTAATGATGATGCACGACGCACGTTAATATCTGAATATGATGCTGATACTCGCGCGGTAATTGATTTTCTCAAAAATGACAATTCAATTATTGCTGATAAAATCGGTACTTTGGGTTTTTGTATTGGTGGACATTTAGCTTTTCGCGCTGCTTTTGAAAATGAAATAAAAGCTTGTGTTTCTTGTTATCCTACAGGTATTCCTAGCGGGAAATTAGGTAAAGGTGTAGCGGATACTATTCACAGATTTGAGGAAATTAAAGGAGAAATGTTGTTAATTTTCGGAACTCAAGATCCGCATATTTCTGAAAATGACCGACATACTATAATTAATTCTTTGGAAACAGCAAAAACACCTCATCAATTTTTCTGTTATGAAGCGGAACATACTTTTATGAGAGATGATGGTTATCGTTATGATGCTGTTGCTGCTACTTCAGCTTGGGGGGAAATTATCGCTTTCTTAGAACATAAATTTAGAAAGTAA
- a CDS encoding Uma2 family endonuclease — MTIQTLNKTTTISEQRFLLPSYYTWEEFETIETLTADPGRLRITYLDGCIEFMTLGEQHEIIRSVIAIFLALYFFEKGINFIPVGSATRRAKEKSASFEPDESYYIGEKKENPDLAIEVNITSGSIDKLEKYKRFNITEVWFWENNQLYLYHLKNDNYEQINQSELLPDLDIYLLASCVLMPSIIDARTAFIKGIKK, encoded by the coding sequence ATGACTATCCAAACCTTAAACAAAACCACCACAATTTCCGAACAGCGATTTCTTCTACCTAGTTATTACACTTGGGAGGAATTTGAAACAATAGAAACCTTAACCGCAGATCCAGGACGTTTGCGGATAACTTATCTTGATGGGTGCATCGAATTTATGACACTTGGTGAACAACACGAAATTATTAGAAGTGTAATTGCTATATTCTTAGCATTATACTTTTTTGAAAAAGGTATAAACTTCATCCCAGTAGGTAGTGCTACTCGTCGCGCAAAAGAAAAGAGTGCTTCCTTTGAACCTGATGAATCTTATTACATCGGAGAAAAAAAGGAAAATCCAGATTTAGCAATTGAGGTTAATATTACCAGTGGCAGTATTGATAAACTAGAAAAATACAAACGTTTTAATATTACTGAAGTCTGGTTTTGGGAAAATAATCAATTGTATTTATATCATCTTAAAAACGATAATTATGAGCAAATTAATCAAAGTGAATTATTGCCAGATTTAGATATATATTTATTGGCGAGTTGTGTTTTAATGCCTTCTATTATTGATGCGAGAACAGCATTTATTAAAGGTATTAAAAAGTAG
- a CDS encoding DUF29 family protein, whose product MTQELIDLRNSIVEGRYADALVIVDELEGMSKKAILRQIKSFLKVLLIHLIKNHIEQRLTNSWAASIRNSLIEIQDINLKENKKSYYINQDEWDSWLDQEIELAISDASLEVMNGIYNEFQLAEMVDKNQIISTGLKFLELTYLHSEKELPKAITNILIQLPGGEDWKLGKR is encoded by the coding sequence ATGACACAGGAATTAATAGATCTTAGAAATAGCATTGTAGAAGGGCGTTATGCTGATGCTTTGGTGATTGTGGATGAGTTGGAGGGGATGAGTAAAAAGGCTATTTTACGACAAATTAAATCTTTTCTCAAGGTGTTATTAATACATTTGATTAAAAATCACATAGAACAACGTTTGACTAATTCCTGGGCTGCTTCTATTCGTAACTCATTAATAGAAATTCAAGATATTAATCTTAAGGAAAATAAAAAATCCTATTACATTAATCAAGATGAATGGGATAGTTGGTTAGACCAAGAAATTGAATTAGCGATAAGTGATGCTAGTTTAGAAGTTATGAATGGTATCTATAATGAATTTCAACTAGCAGAAATGGTAGATAAAAATCAGATAATTTCTACTGGCTTGAAATTTCTGGAATTGACATATTTACATTCGGAGAAAGAGTTACCAAAAGCTATTACAAATATCTTAATTCAATTACCTGGTGGTGAAGACTGGAAGTTAGGTAAAAGGTGA
- a CDS encoding GxxExxY protein, translating to MNADERRLDFNRVTEQVIGCSFKVGNTLGVGFLEAVYENALVHELRKTSLLVEQQKILEVWYDGIVVGNYRADLLVENAIIVELKAVTALDSKNFAQCMNYLKASGLTLCLLINFGNPKVEIKRVVRNF from the coding sequence ATGAACGCAGATGAACGCAGATTAGATTTTAATAGGGTTACGGAGCAGGTTATTGGGTGTTCTTTTAAGGTGGGTAATACTTTGGGGGTTGGTTTTTTGGAGGCGGTTTATGAAAATGCGTTAGTACATGAGTTACGCAAAACTTCTTTGTTGGTTGAGCAACAAAAAATACTGGAAGTTTGGTACGACGGTATAGTTGTGGGTAACTATAGGGCTGATTTATTGGTAGAGAATGCTATTATTGTGGAGTTAAAGGCAGTAACAGCACTAGATAGTAAGAATTTTGCCCAATGTATGAATTATCTTAAAGCCTCTGGACTTACTCTATGTCTATTAATTAATTTTGGTAATCCCAAAGTAGAGATAAAGCGTGTTGTCCGTAATTTCTAA
- a CDS encoding phosphoketolase has product MTLASTPQIKPLSDTELQKINAYWRAANYLSVGQIYLLDNPLLREPLKQEHVKPRLLGHWGTTPGLNLIYAHLNRVIKKYDLSTIYIAGPGHGGPGLVANTYLEGTYSEYYPNISQDAGGMQKLFKQFSFPGGIPSHVAPETPGSIHEGGELGYALVHAFGAAFDNPDLIVAAVVGDGEAETGALATSWHSNKFLNPVTDGAVLPILHLNGYKIANPTVLARIPHDELESLFIGYGYKPYFVEGCDPAEVHQKMAATLDTIIQEIQGIQREARVHGFKERSQWPMIILRTPKGWTGPKEVDGKKTEDYWRSHQVPFGDIAGKPEHLQLLEDWMKSYKPEELFDINGTLIPELAELAPQGQRRMGDNPHANGGILLRDLIMPEFEDYAVPVPSPGKAIAEATKVSGKFLRDIMKLNEESRNFRVFGPDETASNRLDPVLEVTNRTWVAQTLPEDDHLSPNGRVMEMLSETNCQGWLEGYLLTGRHGFFSCYEAFIHIIDSMFNQHAKWLKTTREIPWRRPISSLNYLLTSHVWRQDHNGFSHQDPGFIDHVINKKAEIVRVYLPPDANTLLSVTDHCLRSRNYVNVIVAGKQPALQYLDINSAIKHCTKGLGIWEWASNDQNSEPDVVMACAGDIPTLETLAAVDILRQHFPDLKVRVVNVVDLMTLQPQSEHPHGLSSKDFDIIFTTDKPIIFAFHGYPWLIHRLTYRHTNHKNLHVRGYKEEGTTTTPFDMVVMNDLDRFHLVMDVIDRVPKLGSKAAYVKQNLQDKLIEHKHYIETHGEDMPEIRDWTWPY; this is encoded by the coding sequence ATGACCTTAGCAAGCACTCCACAAATAAAGCCATTATCAGACACAGAATTACAGAAAATTAACGCCTACTGGCGTGCAGCCAATTATCTCTCTGTCGGGCAAATATACCTCCTCGACAACCCCCTACTGAGAGAACCACTCAAACAAGAACACGTCAAACCGCGACTGTTAGGACATTGGGGAACTACACCAGGGCTAAACTTGATTTACGCCCACCTCAACCGAGTCATTAAAAAATACGACCTCAGCACAATTTACATAGCTGGCCCCGGACATGGTGGTCCCGGACTTGTCGCCAACACCTACCTAGAAGGAACTTATAGCGAATATTACCCCAACATCTCCCAAGATGCTGGAGGAATGCAGAAACTGTTTAAACAATTCTCCTTTCCTGGTGGTATTCCTAGCCACGTCGCCCCAGAAACCCCTGGTTCTATTCATGAAGGGGGAGAATTAGGTTATGCATTAGTTCACGCCTTTGGTGCTGCTTTTGATAACCCTGATTTAATCGTCGCTGCGGTTGTTGGAGACGGAGAAGCAGAAACCGGCGCATTAGCTACCAGTTGGCATTCTAACAAATTCCTCAACCCTGTTACTGATGGCGCAGTTCTACCAATTCTGCATTTAAATGGATACAAAATTGCCAATCCTACAGTATTAGCACGGATACCCCACGATGAACTAGAAAGCCTATTTATCGGCTATGGCTATAAACCTTACTTTGTCGAAGGTTGCGACCCGGCTGAAGTTCACCAAAAAATGGCAGCAACTTTAGATACCATCATTCAAGAAATTCAAGGTATCCAAAGAGAAGCGCGGGTACATGGTTTCAAAGAACGATCGCAATGGCCTATGATTATTTTGCGGACTCCTAAAGGTTGGACTGGTCCGAAAGAAGTTGACGGGAAGAAAACAGAAGATTATTGGCGATCGCACCAAGTCCCCTTTGGTGATATAGCTGGTAAACCGGAACATCTGCAACTTCTAGAAGATTGGATGAAGAGTTATAAGCCAGAAGAACTCTTTGATATTAACGGTACACTCATTCCTGAACTCGCAGAACTAGCGCCCCAAGGTCAACGTCGCATGGGTGATAATCCCCACGCAAACGGCGGTATTTTGCTGCGTGATTTGATTATGCCCGAATTTGAAGATTATGCTGTACCTGTTCCTTCTCCTGGTAAAGCGATCGCAGAAGCTACTAAAGTTAGTGGTAAATTCCTGCGGGATATCATGAAACTCAATGAGGAAAGCCGCAACTTCCGAGTTTTCGGTCCTGACGAAACCGCATCAAATCGTCTTGATCCAGTATTAGAAGTCACAAACCGTACTTGGGTAGCCCAAACTCTCCCGGAAGATGACCATTTATCACCCAATGGTCGAGTCATGGAAATGCTTAGTGAAACCAACTGTCAAGGATGGTTAGAAGGTTATCTTCTCACAGGTCGTCATGGTTTCTTTTCCTGTTATGAAGCATTTATTCATATCATTGATTCCATGTTCAATCAACACGCCAAATGGTTGAAAACAACTCGTGAAATTCCTTGGAGAAGACCAATTTCATCTTTAAATTATCTGCTAACTTCCCATGTTTGGCGACAAGACCACAACGGTTTCTCACACCAAGATCCTGGTTTTATTGATCATGTAATTAACAAAAAAGCCGAAATTGTCCGCGTCTATTTACCACCTGATGCGAATACTTTGCTATCAGTTACTGACCATTGTTTAAGAAGTCGTAATTATGTCAATGTTATTGTTGCCGGCAAACAACCAGCATTACAATATTTAGACATAAATTCGGCAATTAAACATTGCACAAAAGGCTTAGGAATTTGGGAATGGGCTAGTAACGACCAAAATAGTGAACCTGATGTAGTTATGGCTTGTGCTGGTGATATTCCCACCTTGGAAACTTTAGCAGCAGTGGATATTTTGCGTCAGCACTTCCCAGATTTAAAAGTGCGGGTTGTGAATGTTGTTGATTTAATGACACTACAGCCACAAAGTGAACATCCTCACGGTTTAAGCAGCAAAGATTTTGATATTATTTTCACAACTGATAAACCGATTATCTTTGCTTTTCATGGTTATCCTTGGTTAATTCATCGTCTCACTTATCGTCATACTAACCACAAAAATCTTCATGTCCGTGGTTATAAGGAAGAGGGAACAACAACGACACCTTTTGATATGGTGGTAATGAATGATTTAGATAGATTCCATTTAGTGATGGATGTGATAGACCGTGTACCCAAATTAGGTTCTAAAGCTGCTTATGTGAAGCAAAATTTACAAGATAAGTTGATTGAACATAAGCATTATATCGAGACTCACGGCGAAGATATGCCAGAAATCCGCGATTGGACTTGGCCTTATTAG
- a CDS encoding type II toxin-antitoxin system ParD family antitoxin: protein MKSMNISLPDTMRDYIEEQVAQGGYSSVSEYFRELVRQDQKQRANERLQTMLLEGLNSGNATEMTAQDWEDIRQAVREKTNKRQSAN, encoded by the coding sequence ATGAAAAGTATGAATATTTCCTTACCTGACACCATGCGCGATTATATAGAAGAACAGGTAGCGCAAGGTGGTTACAGCAGCGTTAGTGAATATTTTCGGGAATTAGTGCGACAAGACCAAAAACAAAGAGCAAACGAACGACTACAAACCATGCTCTTAGAAGGATTAAACTCAGGAAATGCAACAGAAATGACTGCTCAAGATTGGGAAGATATTCGTCAAGCAGTTCGTGAAAAAACTAACAAACGTCAAAGTGCAAATTAG
- a CDS encoding type II toxin-antitoxin system PemK/MazF family toxin produces the protein MLSKGKIIYPQRGEIYLVNFDPTIGSEIKKTRPALILQNDVSNQYSPITIVAALTSQFTEPLYPTEVLIKVPEGGLQVDSVALLNQIRSIDKQRLIKRLGVLESVTMEQVDKAIQISLGLVNLT, from the coding sequence GTGTTAAGTAAAGGAAAAATTATCTATCCCCAACGTGGTGAAATCTACTTGGTTAATTTTGATCCCACTATCGGTTCAGAAATCAAAAAAACACGACCAGCTTTAATTTTACAAAATGACGTTTCTAATCAATATAGTCCTATAACTATTGTAGCTGCTCTTACTTCTCAGTTTACAGAACCCTTGTATCCTACTGAAGTGCTAATTAAAGTACCAGAAGGAGGTTTACAGGTTGATTCTGTTGCGCTTCTTAATCAAATTCGTTCTATTGATAAACAAAGATTAATTAAACGGTTGGGTGTTCTGGAATCAGTCACAATGGAACAAGTAGATAAAGCAATTCAGATTAGTCTAGGTTTAGTGAATTTAACATAG
- a CDS encoding DUF29 family protein, whose protein sequence is MTQELIDLRNSILQGRYADALVIVDELEGMSKQAILRNIESFLVRLIIHLIKNQIEQRLTNSWAASIESSILEIKKLNLKDNKKSYYLNINEWLEILEDAIESAIRPASLEIMNGKFQRQQISQMLNKPQLILTATELINLTYNYPIRELPNIIDDYLGDLPGGEDWKLGRS, encoded by the coding sequence ATGACTCAGGAATTAATCGACCTCAGAAATAGTATTTTGCAAGGACGTTATGCTGATGCTTTGGTGATTGTGGATGAGTTGGAGGGGATGAGTAAACAAGCTATTTTACGCAATATTGAATCGTTTTTAGTGAGATTAATAATTCATTTGATTAAAAATCAAATAGAACAGCGGTTAACTAATTCTTGGGCTGCATCAATTGAAAGTTCAATTCTAGAAATTAAGAAATTGAACTTGAAAGATAATAAAAAATCTTACTATCTTAATATCAATGAATGGCTGGAAATATTAGAAGATGCTATAGAGTCAGCAATTCGTCCTGCAAGTTTAGAAATAATGAATGGAAAATTTCAAAGACAACAAATTTCCCAAATGTTAAACAAACCACAATTAATATTAACTGCAACTGAGTTAATTAACTTGACTTATAATTATCCAATTAGAGAATTACCAAATATTATTGATGATTATTTAGGTGATTTACCTGGTGGTGAAGACTGGAAGTTAGGGAGAAGTTGA
- a CDS encoding type II toxin-antitoxin system RelE/ParE family toxin translates to MMFAIKKRPQVIRDLIDLATYIAEDSLDVSDRFLIAAETTFKQLAKTPAMGKICQFPHPNLADIRQQSIKGFRKYLIFYRITELEVDILRVIHGARDIETILDEDLEI, encoded by the coding sequence ATGATGTTTGCAATTAAAAAAAGACCTCAAGTTATCCGCGACTTGATAGATTTAGCTACCTACATAGCAGAAGACAGTTTAGACGTTTCCGACCGCTTTTTAATAGCAGCAGAAACAACATTTAAACAATTAGCTAAAACTCCAGCTATGGGAAAAATCTGTCAATTTCCTCATCCCAATTTAGCAGATATTCGACAACAATCAATTAAAGGATTTAGAAAATATCTGATTTTTTATCGTATCACTGAATTAGAAGTTGATATTTTGCGAGTTATTCATGGTGCAAGAGACATTGAAACAATATTAGATGAGGATTTAGAAATATGA
- a CDS encoding type II toxin-antitoxin system HigA family antitoxin codes for MHIISKIGNKTLGTPKTYLELITSFTPRKITSEEELATTQNIIDSLLDQENLTPDERDYLHLLGLVVSEYEEHHYPVADIYGIELLKVLLEELNLKTKALMPIFEEETILSEVFSGKQQMTVNHIDKLANFFHVSPAIFFKNV; via the coding sequence ATGCACATTATCAGCAAAATTGGAAACAAGACCCTTGGTACACCTAAAACATATCTAGAATTGATTACCTCCTTTACTCCTCGAAAAATTACATCAGAAGAAGAACTAGCTACAACTCAAAATATCATTGATTCTTTATTAGATCAAGAAAATTTAACTCCTGACGAACGAGATTATCTGCATTTATTAGGATTGGTAGTATCTGAATATGAAGAACATCATTATCCTGTGGCTGACATTTATGGAATCGAATTATTAAAAGTATTACTTGAAGAATTAAATTTAAAAACAAAAGCTTTAATGCCGATTTTTGAAGAAGAAACTATTTTATCTGAAGTTTTCAGTGGAAAACAACAAATGACTGTTAATCACATAGATAAACTGGCTAATTTCTTTCATGTTTCTCCTGCAATTTTTTTTAAAAATGTTTAA
- a CDS encoding DUF4277 domain-containing protein, translating to MKEPQVAMQILNIDHLGIVAGIIDEMELVEEVNKNE from the coding sequence ATGAAAGAGCCTCAAGTTGCCATGCAGATCCTAAATATAGACCATTTAGGGATAGTAGCGGGAATAATAGACGAAATGGAATTGGTAGAAGAAGTGAATAAAAATGAGTAA